In Truepera sp., the sequence CCTATTACGACGGCGTCGTTGATGTAGGGGCTCGACTTGAGCTTGTTCTCGATCTTCTGTGGCGCGATGTTCTTCCCCCCCGCGGTGATGAGGATGTCCTTCTTACGATCGGTGATGCGCAGTTGGCCGTCGTCGTCGATCTCGCCGACGTCGCCCGTGTGCAGCCAGCCGTTCTCGAGGACCTCGGCCGTGGCCGCGGGGTCCTTGTGGTAGCCGAGGAAGTTGCCCGGGCTGTGGCTCAGGATCTCGCCGTCGTCGGCGATCTTCACCTCCACGCCCTTGAACGGGTACCCGACCGTGCCGAGGCGTCCACCGCCGCGGTGGATGGAGATGATGCCGGTGGACTCAGTGAGTCCGTAGCCCTCGCGCACGTCGACGCCTATCAGCCTGAAGTACCCCAGCACCTCGGGTGCGATGGGCGCCGCCCCCGAGATCGCCACCCTCACGCGGTCGAGCCCGAGGCGGTAGCGCAGGAGGCGCAGGACGGCCAGGTGCGCCAGGCCCGTGGCCAGCCGGTTGTGGCCCCGGGCGGCGCCCATGGCGGCCGAGTAGGCGACGCGCTTGACGACGTTGGCGTCCTTCATGTGCAGCTCCACCATGGAGTAGAGCTTCTCCCAGATGCGTGGCACGGCGAAGAAGACCGTGGGACGGATCTCCTGGAGGTTCGTCAGGACCGTGTCGAGGTTCTCGGTGAAGGAGACCGTGTAACCGAACCTGAGGGGCGCCGTGACGCTGATGAGGCGCTCGACGATGTGCGACAGGGGCAGGAACGAGAGCAGCTCGTCGTCCGCCCGGAGGGGCGTGGCCGCGTTCAGCGAGTCGATGGCCCACAGCAAGTTGGCGTGCGAGAGCATGGCGCCCTTGGGGTTGCCCGTGGTGCCGGACGTGTAGATGAACAACGCCGTGTCGCTCGGCTCGATTGCGGCGAGGCGCTCCTCGACGGGGGCCGGATCGGCCGCGTAGCGCTCCGCTCCCGACTGCAGTACCGCTTCCCACTCGAGCGTGCCCTCGACGTCCTCGGGCTCGACCACCACGACCCACCTGACCGTCGGACATTGGTCGCGGACGGCGAGCCACTTCTCCAACTGCTCGGCGTCCTCGAGGAAGAGGCCCACCGAGTCGGAGTGGTTCACGTGGTAGGCGAGCTGCTCGGGGCTGCTGGTGGTGTAGACACCCACCGTTGCGCCCCGCGCCGTCTGGATGGCGATATCTGCGATGAGCCACTCCGGCCGGTTCTCGCACAGCACGGCCACCCGCTCGCCGGCCTCCAGCCCCAGGTGGATCATCTCGCGCGCGAGGGCGTTGACGCGAGCCGCGTACTCGGCCCAGGAGATCTTCTCCCAGAGCCCGAGGCGCTTGACCCGGAGGGCGACGCCGGTACCTGTTGACCTGTCGCGAAGCAGCGCAGGCACGCTGCCCGCTCGTAAGCCGTTTTCCGTCATCGTATGGACGATTGTAACCCGGCCCGAAGGGCGGGCAACCCGAGGCCCGGCGCGGTCGGTGACCCGTTACGGTCGGCAACGCGTTACGGTCGGCACGCGCCGTGGGCGGTGACGCATCGTGGGCGGTGACGCGTCGTGGGCGGTGATGCGTCGCGGTTCGTGACGCGTCGTGGGCGGTGAACCGTTGCGAGCTAGGGTTCCCGGTTCAGCCGGCCTTCTCCAGTGCCAACGCGGAGTTCAACTCGCCCGCCAGTTGAGCGCACCAGGCGTCTACGCGCGCGTCGGTCAGGTCGTCGTCGTTGTCCTCGTCTATGGCCAGGCCCAGGAAGTAGTCGCCGCGCTGCGCCAACGAGCCGGTGAAGACGTAGCCGGCCGTAGGCCACTCGCCGACCAAGGTCGCGCCCGTGGGCTCCAGGGCCCGCGCGATGGTGTCGAGCGCGTCGAGGTACGTGTCAGGGTAGCCGCGGCGGTCGCCCGTGCCGAAGAGGGCCACGAACTTGCCCCGCAGGTCCAGCGCGCCCAGCTCGTCGAGCCGCATGTCCCAGTCGCTCGGCAACTGCCCGATGTTCCAGGTAGAAGAGCCGACGACTATCAGGTCGGCGCTCGTGAGCTCCTCGAAGTCGAGCCAGGCAGCGTCGCGACAGGGGACCTCGACGCCGAACTCCTTGGAGAGCGCTTCCGCCACTCGCTCCGCGACCAGCTCGGTGGCACCGAACATGGTGGCGTACACGACGATGATCTTGAGGGGGCCGTTCTGGGGACCGTTACGCAACACGAGTCGATGCTACGCCCAACCGAGCCGAACGGACGTTGACCGGCGTCATGCGACGAGCGAGCCTTGTGACGGCGGCTCGCCCGCCAAGTCGTGTGGCGGCACCAAGCCTGCCAAGCAGTGTTACGGCACCTCGTCTCCCAAGTCGTCACAAGTCGTCGAGGTTGGAAGGGTCGATGACCTCGCACACGCCCATCTTCGCCCCGAAGTTGGGCACCACGTTGGCCGCGCTCATGCCCGTGAGCATGGTGCTGCCGGCGACTCCGAAGACGCCCCCTACGGCCGCCCCGAGCGGCATACCGACGATGATGTTGTTGACGTAAACCTCCATCATGCAGCACACCTTCTCACTCAGCTTGGGCTTCGCCTCGCATGCGTGGAGGTCACGAACCATGAGCGCGATGCCGGCGTAGTCGTTGAAGAAGCTCACGGTCTCGGTCACGAGGTACTCGGTCAGTTCCTGACCGCGGCCGGCCCCGGCCAGCCCCAGCGCCGCGCCGCTGACGGGGTCGACGCGGAACCATGCGGGTTCGGCCCCGTCGGCCGCGGGCCCCTCCGCCAGCAGCACCACGTTCCCTGCTTCGAGGTCGCGGCCCGCCGCGGCGCGGCTGGCGGCCGGCCAGGAGCCGGGCAGGTCCGAGGCGCCACGCACCACCGTAAGCGTGCCGCCCGCCTCTAGCGCGGCGGCCACGCCGTCGAAGGCGCCATGCCGGGTGACCCCATCGCCCGCCAGCGGCAGGCCCTCGGTGCGGGTCTCCCACACGCCGCGGCGCAGTGACTCGCGGGCGAGCGCACGCACCCCGTCCGGGGCAGTGGTGAGGGTTCGCGTCGGGTTGGCGATCACGTCCACCACGTCACGCCCCTCGGGCCAGTGCTGCTCGAAGGCGACCAGCGCCGGAGCGGGTCGGAACGTCACCGCCCCGTCCGGCGTGGGCGCGGCGTCGAAGAGATCGAACAGCCGCAGGTGCGCCATGGGACGCGCGGCGTCGGCCAGCTCCGAGCTCGGCCGGTAACCCTGGAAGCGGCCCGAGCGGAGTTCCTCGTCCATGGTGGCGAGTTCGTCTCTCACGGCCTCGGTAGCCGCGAGGGAGCGCTGCAGGCTGTACGCCTCGCTGAACGAGCCCGTCATGGCCATGACCGTGATGCTTCCCTGCAGGGCCTCGAGCATGTCGAGGTCGCTCATCTCGTTCGCGAACGCGCTGCTGCCCTTGGCGCGGTTGTCGGCGCCCACGCGGTCGAGCAGGTTGCGGCGCACGGAGTGTTCAACGCCCCCCGGACCGATGAGCGTGTAGCGCACGTAAACGGAGGCGAGGGCCATGGCGCCGGCACTGTCCGCGGCCTCCTTGCCGCCAAGTGCTCCCAGTGCGCTCGTTGCCTTGTTCATCGCGTCGGAGACGGTCTGGAACAGCGCGGCGGCCACGTTGCCGGCCGCGTCGGGAGGTACTACCCGCCCGCTCAGGTCGAAGACCTGGCCACCCTCGGGCAGCGAACCGTTGAAGCCGGGGGCGAAGAAGTGCGTGGCGTCCAGCACGGCCTGCGCGTCGCCGGCGGCGTATGCCGCGTCGTCCATCCCGTCGGCGGTGATGTCGAGCGTGAGCGGAACGCCGAAGAGGTTCGCGGTGGGCCGTTCCCAGGGCGTCATGAGCGCATGCTCGACCAACTTGTCCCCCAGTCGCTGCTCGAGGACGAGTTCGATGCGAAGCCGGTGCTGGTGCTCGGGCGGCACGCTGCCCTCGAGCACCCCCTCGGGCTCGAGCCCCAAGTCGGGCGTCGGCTCGGCGAAGGCCGGATGAACGTCATCCCACCCACCGTCGGGGCGGCGGACCTGCACCCAAGCGTAGTCCTCGGCATCCGCGAGCAGGGCGGCGCGCGCCTCGGCGCCGGCGCCGAGCTCGACCCCGGCGTCGTCCAGCGCCGTGAGTAGCTTCTGCGCCATGGCGTCGCTCTGCTCGGCAAGCGCGGCAAGCTGCTCCTCGGCCTCGGCGACCCAGGTCTCGGCCTGATCGCTACTGAAGCCGACCAGCGCGCCAAGCTCTCCCAGTGGAACGGCGACGTCCGGCGGGGCGCTGGGCGCGCCCGTCGTCTGTGCCAACAGTCGCGAGGCCGGTTCCTCCGGCAGCCTGCCGAAGGCTATGCGTGCGTCGAACGCGGCGTCTTGCAGCAGCGTTGCGAGCAGCAGGGCCTGATCCCAGGCGTTGCCGGCGCCGCTGACAACGGTGCCTTCGGCCCCGCGCAGCACCCCCGCGTACGGCTGGTAAGCGATGTGAGTTCGCACCCACTCGACGATGACGTCGGGTTCCTCCAACGCGAGTTCGAGACTCAGGTCGTCGAGCGACAGCCGGGCAGCGCCCGAGTCGCCGAGCCCAGCGCGCATGACCGCCACGTAACGGTCGAGGTCGTCCAGCCACGCAGGACGCCCCGAGGCGCCGGCCTGCGCAGCGGCCGACGCGCCGGCGATCAGCAGCGCGAGGGCCACTAGCAAGCGCGTGCAGCGCGCACTCATGGTGGGACGGACGGCGGGCTCGGGAGTGTGAGGCATCATCTGTTTCCCCCAACGCGTGGCGGTTGTTCCACTGCGCCTGGACGGTGAAGGCGCTTGGCACGTGAACGTGCCGCTGAGCAGCTGCCAGGGTGGTGAAGCGCGTTTTCGGCGCTACGGAATGCGGCGCGGGACCAACGGAGCGGGGGCGCGGTGTCTTCGGCCGCGCCCCCGTAACCGCTGACCTATTGGACCCTTACTTCTTGGCGGCCTTCTTGGCAGCGGGCTTCTTGCCGCTGACGGTGTCCTTGAGGCTCTTGCCCGCCTTGAACGCCGGGTACTGGCTCGCCGGGATCTTGATCTTCTCGGTCGTGCCGGGCTTGACGCCGGTGCGGGCCTTGCGCTTGCGGACTTCGAAGGTGCCGAAGCCGGTGAGCGTCACCTTGTGCCCCTTGGCGATGCTGGTGGTCATGGAGGCGAGAAGCGAGTCCATCGTCTCCTTGACGGCCTTCTTGGACTGGTTGGTGGCTTCGGCGACTTCGCTGACGAGGTCTGCCTTGCTGACGGTCTTGTCTGCCTTCTTGGGTGCGGCCTTGGCTTTAGCCATGAGCGAGCTCCTTTCGTGAACTCGCCGAGAGTATAGGGCATGAGGCACGAGAAAATCACTACACCGGGCGATGGGGCAGGGAAAATAAGCCGCTATGTGTAATATCTCACTAACGGTATGGCGCTCGTCACGCCCCGAGCGACCCTCCGTGAACTCGTGGGACGAACGACCGGGCCGTCCGGGGAGCCGAGGCCGTAACTTGGGGCATGGCCGGATCCAGCCTCGTCGTCTTCTCGATCCTCGCCGCCGCGGTCGTCCTCTTCGTTTCGGACCGCGTGCGGCTCGACGTGGTGGCGTTGCTCGTCGTGCTGGCGCTCGTGCTGTCGGGCGTCCTGACGCCGCAGCAGGCGCTCGCCGGGTTCGGCGACCCGCTCGTGATCATGATCGCGGGGTTGTTCGTGGTGTCGTACGCGATCGTCAACACGGGCATCGCGGCGGCCGTGGGCCGCACCCTGGGGAGGGTGGCCGGCCAGAGCGAGCCGCGCATGATCCTGGCCGTCATGCTGGCGACCGGCGTCCTGTCTGCCTTCATGAGCTCCACGGGCACGGTTGCCGTCATGCTGCCCATCGCGGTGGCCATGGCGTGGCGCGCGAAGCTCAGCCCGAGCAAGCTCCTGCTGCCGGTCGCGTACGCGGCGCTCGTGGGCGGGATGCTCACGCTCATCAGCACCCCGCCCAACCTGGTCGTGTCGCAGGCCCTCGAGGGCGCCGGCCGGGAGCCGTTCGGCTTCTTCTCCTTCACGCTCCTGGGCGTCGTCATGCTCGCGGTTACCACCCTGTTCATGGTCACGCTCGGCCGGCGGGCGCTTCCCGCCACGGCTCCCAACACGCCCGGACCCGCCGGGGGCGCCGAGGACGAGGCCCTGATCGAGGTCGCCGAGCGTTACGGTCTGCCCACGCGCCTGGGAAGGTTGACGCTCGCGCCGGACTCGCCCCTCGTGGGCGCCTCCCTACGCGGCCTACGCTGGCCCGAACGCTTGGGCGTGCGAGTCCTGGCGGTGGACACGGAGCCCGAGGTCGTCAAGAGCGGTCGGCGCTCCCGTCGCTACTTGGGCCGCTCGAAGCGGATCGGCCCCGACACCCTGCTCGTGGAGGGCGACCGCATCTTGCTCCAGGGCAGCCCGGAAGCGCTGGCGGCCGCGGCGCGCAAGGCCGAGGTGGAACTCGAGGCGGTGGACGCGGCCGCCGACGACCTGGTCCCTGCCAACCTGGGATTCGCGGAGGTGTTGCTGACGCCGCGGTCGTCCTGGATCGGCAACAGCCTCGCGACCCTGCGGTTCCGCGAGCGCTACGGGGTGCAGGTAGTGGCGCTCCGGCGCGGGCAGGCGCAGGTGACCGAGGGGAGTGGCGACAAGCGGCTGGGGGAGACGCGCCTCAAGTTCGGCGACACCCTGCTCGTCCAGGGCTCCATGTCGGCGATCGACAGGCTGCAGGGCGAGCGTCACGATGCCGTGGTCCTCAGCGAGACCGGAGGGGAGAGGGCTGCTCCCAGGCGCCGCCGAGCGCCCATAGCCGTGGCCGTTTTGCTGCTCATGCTGATCAGCATGTCCGCCGGCTGGTTGGCGCCGGTGATGGCCGTGCTTCTGGCGGCCCTGGTGCTCGTGCTGAGCGGCTGCCTGTCCATGGAAGAGGCGTACCGCTCCATCCAGTGGCAGTCGGTGGTGCTGATAGCCGGCATGCTGCCCTTGGCCACCGCGCTGGAGTTGACGGGCGGCGTGAGCGTCGTGGCCGACGCGATGGTCGGCGTGTTCGGCGGTTCGGGTCCCCTCCTGATCCTGGTGGGTCTTTACGTCGTGACCGCCGGCCTCGGACTGCTCATGTCGAACACCGCTACGGCCGTGCTCATGGCGCCCGTGGCGCTGAGCGCCGCCGCCAGCCTGGGCGTGGCGCCAGAAGGCATGATGATGATGGTGGCACTGGCCTCGGCCTCCTCGTTCAGCACGCCCATGTCGACGCCGGTGAACACGCTGGTGGTGGGTCCCGGCCACTACCGCTTCACTGATTTCGTGAAGCTCGGCCTGCCACTGCAACTGCTGATGGCCGTGGTGGGGCTGCTGCTCATCCCGTGGTTGTTCCCCTACTGAGGCCGGCTAGGCGCCGTAGTTGTCAGGCGTGGGCCATTTCGTCTATAATCGTCCTTCTGGCGCCCGGCCGTCCACGAGACGCGTGGGGCGCGAAGCATGTTGGAAGCAAGGGCCGGTGGCGGCGCTTGGCGCCCAATACCGGACCCCGGAGGTCGAAGATGTTCGCAATCGTTGAAGCGGGCGGCAAGCAGTACCGCGTGTCCGAAGGTGACGTGCTCAAGGTCGAGAAGCTGACCGCCGAGCCCGGTGCCACCGTGGA encodes:
- a CDS encoding AMP-dependent synthetase/ligase, whose translation is MTENGLRAGSVPALLRDRSTGTGVALRVKRLGLWEKISWAEYAARVNALAREMIHLGLEAGERVAVLCENRPEWLIADIAIQTARGATVGVYTTSSPEQLAYHVNHSDSVGLFLEDAEQLEKWLAVRDQCPTVRWVVVVEPEDVEGTLEWEAVLQSGAERYAADPAPVEERLAAIEPSDTALFIYTSGTTGNPKGAMLSHANLLWAIDSLNAATPLRADDELLSFLPLSHIVERLISVTAPLRFGYTVSFTENLDTVLTNLQEIRPTVFFAVPRIWEKLYSMVELHMKDANVVKRVAYSAAMGAARGHNRLATGLAHLAVLRLLRYRLGLDRVRVAISGAAPIAPEVLGYFRLIGVDVREGYGLTESTGIISIHRGGGRLGTVGYPFKGVEVKIADDGEILSHSPGNFLGYHKDPAATAEVLENGWLHTGDVGEIDDDGQLRITDRKKDILITAGGKNIAPQKIENKLKSSPYINDAVVIGDRRKYLTALLVLDEDNVTHWATERQLAYSTYTDLAANPEVRELIEAEVEGVNDTLARVETIKKFAILPKRLYHEDGEVTATLKVKRSSIAKKYGHLIEEMYA
- a CDS encoding flavodoxin, which codes for MLRNGPQNGPLKIIVVYATMFGATELVAERVAEALSKEFGVEVPCRDAAWLDFEELTSADLIVVGSSTWNIGQLPSDWDMRLDELGALDLRGKFVALFGTGDRRGYPDTYLDALDTIARALEPTGATLVGEWPTAGYVFTGSLAQRGDYFLGLAIDEDNDDDLTDARVDAWCAQLAGELNSALALEKAG
- a CDS encoding transglutaminase domain-containing protein, which gives rise to MMPHTPEPAVRPTMSARCTRLLVALALLIAGASAAAQAGASGRPAWLDDLDRYVAVMRAGLGDSGAARLSLDDLSLELALEEPDVIVEWVRTHIAYQPYAGVLRGAEGTVVSGAGNAWDQALLLATLLQDAAFDARIAFGRLPEEPASRLLAQTTGAPSAPPDVAVPLGELGALVGFSSDQAETWVAEAEEQLAALAEQSDAMAQKLLTALDDAGVELGAGAEARAALLADAEDYAWVQVRRPDGGWDDVHPAFAEPTPDLGLEPEGVLEGSVPPEHQHRLRIELVLEQRLGDKLVEHALMTPWERPTANLFGVPLTLDITADGMDDAAYAAGDAQAVLDATHFFAPGFNGSLPEGGQVFDLSGRVVPPDAAGNVAAALFQTVSDAMNKATSALGALGGKEAADSAGAMALASVYVRYTLIGPGGVEHSVRRNLLDRVGADNRAKGSSAFANEMSDLDMLEALQGSITVMAMTGSFSEAYSLQRSLAATEAVRDELATMDEELRSGRFQGYRPSSELADAARPMAHLRLFDLFDAAPTPDGAVTFRPAPALVAFEQHWPEGRDVVDVIANPTRTLTTAPDGVRALARESLRRGVWETRTEGLPLAGDGVTRHGAFDGVAAALEAGGTLTVVRGASDLPGSWPAASRAAAGRDLEAGNVVLLAEGPAADGAEPAWFRVDPVSGAALGLAGAGRGQELTEYLVTETVSFFNDYAGIALMVRDLHACEAKPKLSEKVCCMMEVYVNNIIVGMPLGAAVGGVFGVAGSTMLTGMSAANVVPNFGAKMGVCEVIDPSNLDDL
- a CDS encoding HU family DNA-binding protein; protein product: MAKAKAAPKKADKTVSKADLVSEVAEATNQSKKAVKETMDSLLASMTTSIAKGHKVTLTGFGTFEVRKRKARTGVKPGTTEKIKIPASQYPAFKAGKSLKDTVSGKKPAAKKAAKK
- a CDS encoding SLC13 family permease — encoded protein: MAGSSLVVFSILAAAVVLFVSDRVRLDVVALLVVLALVLSGVLTPQQALAGFGDPLVIMIAGLFVVSYAIVNTGIAAAVGRTLGRVAGQSEPRMILAVMLATGVLSAFMSSTGTVAVMLPIAVAMAWRAKLSPSKLLLPVAYAALVGGMLTLISTPPNLVVSQALEGAGREPFGFFSFTLLGVVMLAVTTLFMVTLGRRALPATAPNTPGPAGGAEDEALIEVAERYGLPTRLGRLTLAPDSPLVGASLRGLRWPERLGVRVLAVDTEPEVVKSGRRSRRYLGRSKRIGPDTLLVEGDRILLQGSPEALAAAARKAEVELEAVDAAADDLVPANLGFAEVLLTPRSSWIGNSLATLRFRERYGVQVVALRRGQAQVTEGSGDKRLGETRLKFGDTLLVQGSMSAIDRLQGERHDAVVLSETGGERAAPRRRRAPIAVAVLLLMLISMSAGWLAPVMAVLLAALVLVLSGCLSMEEAYRSIQWQSVVLIAGMLPLATALELTGGVSVVADAMVGVFGGSGPLLILVGLYVVTAGLGLLMSNTATAVLMAPVALSAAASLGVAPEGMMMMVALASASSFSTPMSTPVNTLVVGPGHYRFTDFVKLGLPLQLLMAVVGLLLIPWLFPY